A region of the Aethina tumida isolate Nest 87 chromosome 3, icAetTumi1.1, whole genome shotgun sequence genome:
TCTGGTCGGATATCGCGGCCTTCTTCGCTATCATTAGTTTTCATAACTAATTTGGCACGACCAATGGGtactaatttcttaaataccTCAGAGAAATATTTGGAGATCTGCTTGAACGTGAACTGAATGGCTTCCATCTTTTTCTGTTCCAACACAGCCAACAATTCTCTAATCTTTTCATCactgcaataaaatttaattgttaaaagagTGTAATGtagaaattcaaatgtttacCCTCTATCCAGCTCTTCTTTGCGCTTTTGCAACTTTTCCTTTTGGTCTGAAAAACTCATGAATTGATCCAATGCTTTTTTATTGACATGGCTAAACTTTTTCAaactattatttgttttctccAACTCTTTAAACAACTGTAAACATATCTATTAATatctaagaaatatttaaagcaaAAAATACTTACTGCTCTCTGAGACATCTTTGTATATTGAGAGTACAAATCTTGGGCAGGAAGAGCACCAAGTTGATTAATCTTTTCCACGCATTCCGTGATTTTCTGTTCTAACAGGTTCTGTTTTGATACAAATTTCTCTAAATGCTTGGCATCTTCATCAATTTTGTCTTGAGCTTCTTTCTCTCTCTTCTTCCAAGTCTCCAATTCAGATTGCTCAGTTTTTAactgcaaataaaattaatagttaataagaTAGGAGCTGTTTTAAAAATCTGTTATCTGTTAACTTACTCTCTTGGTCATTTCCTTAACTTTAAGTTCTACTGAATTTAGCTCCCTGttaactttttcaatttttttatctatttcttCTACTTCCATTTTACTGTTCGTTAACTGCCTCTTACGATCTTCCAAAGAAATTTCTTGAAGGGCGTGTAATACCTCATCTCTTCTACGTATCAAATTGTTTGTCAACAAAttctctaatttatttttttccgcTTCAAGCTTCATACGCGTACTAAAGGCCTCTTTGTTCTCTTTTTGGAGTCTTTGAATGTCATCATTCAATGAATCAACTTGAGCTTGATCTGCTACAGACAATTGAGCTAGCAGCTCCTGGTGTAATTCGGATTCCAAACCTTCTTTGGTGGTTTGCATGGCCTCTAAATTAGATTTGCACTGAGCCAAACTTCTTTCTTTAGGCCCGCGGAACCGGTCAATGTTGGAAAGTTCCTCACGCATTAATCTGATGTCACCTTTAACTTTATCGTAAATGCCTTTAGCTTTACTGTTCTTAGTTTCTGTTTTCTGCATCTCGGAAACAATGGTATTGATGGACGACTCCGTTTTCGTGAGTTCGCTTCGTAAATTTCGCAACTCTTCATCGCATTGCTGTATCTGTTGCATTGTTTCGCTGCGAGTTTTCTGCATCTCCAAACGGGAACGAGCCGAGTTGAAGTAACCTCCTGTAAGTGAACCCTTGGAGGATACTTGATCTCCTTCTAAAGTGACGCAGTCCAAACCGGTAGTCTTGGCAAGTTTGGTCGCTACTTCCAAGTTACGACAAATTAAGGTCTTGCCGAATAAATAACGCATCGCTTTGTCATACTTTGCGTCGTAATGTAGCTTAGAAACCATTGGAATGGCGTcctatgtaaattatataaaataaagtaagttaaaaaagtttattatgtaattattgtaaaaaaactcACCGAATCATTGGGATAATCGATATCTCTAACGTTCAATCGATTCAAAGGCATGAACGTTACCTCTCCAGGCAGTTTTTGTTTGTTCATCTCCTTCAAGATCTGCGTGCCAACCTTATCAGAGTCAATAACGTGATGGAACAATCTGTTACCAGCTGTAACTTCCACCGCCGTGTAAATACTTTTATCACAGTCGAAGTTTTCTATTACTGGACCGTAATAAGAAGTAGCGATTTCAGCCTCTCGTCCACCACGTGCCATGAATGTTTCTAGAACTTTGCGTACGCTGTCACGGCCGTTCAGGATTGGTTTTCCAGCCATAGAACGCAACTGTTGATCAGCTTTTCCAAGGTCTTCTTTCAAAGAAGAAAGGTTCTGTTGGACATTGTTTTCTTTACGCCATAAGTCGctgtaaaataaagttattaatgttaaaaataaataaaattataaaatgtcttaCTTTCTGGTAGCTTGGAATTGAtctttgtttttctttaattcatAACACTGCTTGTTGTGTTCatcaatacaatttttctGCCTGTCCAATTCTTGAGATTGCtcctcaatttttttattgagttCTATTTCTTTTGCAGCATCTCTCTTCAAATCTGCCTCTAATTTGTCTCTGTGATCTTTTTTATCCTTCAACTGTTTGTTTAATGATTTGAGTTCCTGCTGAATCCATTTATCACGGTCATCTTTAGAAGCAAACTGACTACCTCTGCCTTGTTTTGCATACAGCTCCTTCCTTTTTTGCTCCTTTAGTGATAATTCCCTTGTACACTCTTCTTCTCTTTTTTTCATAGCCTCATATTGAGGTTTAACCTTTTCTAGTTCTGCTTGTTTTTCTGTGATGGACTTGGTGAGACGGTCCAATTCATTCTCTGCTCTTTCTTTGGATTTATTGTCACCTTGCACTTCTTCAGACAAATCTTTTATAGTCAAATCCAATTTTGCTTTTTCTTTTATCAAATGTTGTtggtcattatttaaaatgtcacgTTCTTCTTTCAGTGATGTTAGTTCCTTCTTAGtctcttttgtttttttagtataatttttaatgttgtctTGGGCCTTCTTTAAATTTGCAGCCAATTTCTCTTGTTCAGTGCCTGACTCATTTCTTTTATCTTCcaactgaaacaaaataacattataaaaattatttttactggaACTGGAAATAAACATACCTCAACCAATTTCTTTTTGTTATCATTTAATTCAACTTCATGAATAATGTATTCCAAAGTTCTTCTGATCTTGTCATGATGTTGATACTGTTTCAATTCTTCTTTCTCTTCTTCAAGAGTGCTAAGTCTTTCCTCAATGGTCCGcaaaaattcttcaattttttctattttactttGTGTATCTCTGAAGAGACCCATAGACTCATCCCTTCTTTCATCATAAACTCTTGTACCAGCCACTTCTCTCAGCAATTTTAATCTATGTGCATCAGGAGCTGTTGCCATTtgattaatctaaaaataaataactagtagttttttgtacaatttagtgTATAAGAACCATACTTTTCCTTGTTTTACAATGTAGTAAggatttgaatttgaaaatccTGCTGACTCTAGCAAATTCATTACTTCACTTCTGGGCACAACTttcttatttagaaaatattgatcTTTTTTAGCTCCAATAACTCGCCTTAAGTAAATTTCTTCATGTTCcaactgaaaaaattattgacaatttattgtgttttgatatatattattggATACTTACAGGCACTCTAGCATCAgcattatcaaatattatttctacatATGCAGAAACTACTCTAGGCCCAGTTCCTTCATGGAGCAAAGCTTGTCGTTGATCTGGTCGCAAATGGGAGAACTCATcacttaaaacaaattggaTTGCTAAAACAGAATATATTCagctttttacttttttaataaaagaaattcgtTACCATAGAAGAAATTACTCTTTCCTGACCCATTACGTCCTACGACTACATTATGCCGTTTGTCAAAGGGTTCAACAACAGTTTGATCCCTGTAGCTTTTGAAGCCCTGGATAATAACCTAAATAAACGCGaaaatatagtgaatatatattagtCGTTTACATATTAGTACTTACTTGTTTAATATGcatttttaacacaataaaCAACAGTACTAATACAGTAATTACACAAAATGCGtccaaaacaaaaacattgtaCGCTGTTTATTATTCCGCCATTGTAACAGTTATGCATGTCTGCCAACCTGCCGGCTAAACTTTGGCGGCAACCGCTACATGTTCTGTACGTCAGCATGTATATGTTTTCTATGTATAATAAGtagacattatttaaataaattattttttgatatcaatatttttttcccaCCGAAATTGagttacttaataaaatactactaAGAATAAAGAGTATTGCAAAATTGTGTCATAAAACGTAAATGTAAATgagtatttttatagaattttatatatttatatatatactggacaaactttaaattaagaaatatcttGCAGAATGTTtgatttgttcaatttttctaCAATCACTGTACATCTTGGTCACGTGTTTctccttaatttttattaccggttagataaaaaaaagttcattaaaagataatttatgaaaaattatatctttaataCGCGATGAAagatattactaaaaatttaataatttaattaacctaaTTGGAAATATTACAAGACACATTTGATTTTAGTAAGCacacgttttaaaatatttaatagaaatactCTTCATGATTTCATAAAGCACTTTATTTCATATCACAGTttacaaaaatagtaaatacaCAAATGATAACTTTTTACATACTaactaaattaactaatataataaataaaagaaataacctgtattcaaaagtaaatattactgaTACTGACTCATGAGACtgcatgaaaaaatatattcaaatatgtataaaacattaaaacttatttcctaaaatatcttaaatgctcgttctaaaataattaactacttAAAGAGGAAACAAAATCTAATCATAATATGCTGCTGATGGTCTCAACATTAGTTTTGATCAATTTAAGTACTGAGTGCAATTTTTCAGCAAGATCTTTGAAAGGCATTTCATCTTTGAGCTCAAATGAatgtttataacaaattttatacaattctaCTAATAGAtcgcaatttttatttggtggAGGCTTAgttagacaaattttaattaatgtcttCAAAACATATTGCAATCGATTTTTGACTAATACTAGTAAAGAATAACAACTTTTAAATGAGTCTTTTGATTCTGAGGTGTCTTCTTCTGGAACATCTATTTTCTTAGTAACTAAAAGATGAATCAGACTATCTATTTCTATCACTATTTGTAGGCAGTGCtggtaatgttttattttggtgTTCAATATATTGGTATctgcaacaaaatttaaattaaaaccaaacATATTGAGATAAGAATCAAAATAACTTACATTCTGCTTGAAATTCACACAGTGCAAATCTTTGCATCTGAGAAGTCAAATAGTTTATTGTGTCTGCTGATGAAAAGAAGAGATTGGATGCTTTTTCGTAATTAATTCGTGCTAGTTGTATTATATTCTTCTTGTTGGATGTATCGTTCTGTAAATTGTAGACATGTCTGTGATACAGCGACCCAATCCGATAGTGGATTAGAGCTGCCCTGTATTGGTACAACGGGAACTTGGGGTTTTCTTCTTCCAAATCGCAGTACTTCAATGCCGTCTGTAAGGTTTCAATCACCTCTTTCTCAGCTTCTGATTGCGTCTAAaattcgaattgttataatacGTGATGCTTGATTAATACGAATCAGTACTTACCAAATTAGATGAAGGATAATCATGCATGATACACCCCATGTTGAATAAAGCAGTGGAAAGTTCCCACTTAACTGCATCCCAAATACCTGGACAATGTTTCCTGTCACCTAATACTTGTAACGCCTTTTTATAATTCACAAACGCTTTATTATAAtgcaatttttctttatttgtcaGTTCTCCTCTATCCTGAGGTGTGTGTGCGTATGCGAGAAGTCTGTATAGATGACCCATGTTGGAATAAAGTAAGGCAATGTTTGCATCATCTTTCACCTTTTCAAAGACCTCCAGCCCCCTAATAAGGTATGGTTCACCTCTTTTGCACGATTCAATTATCGTTTCTTcactttttgaatttttagctTCATTAAGGTAGTATGACGCCACTTCATTTAAACTGTTACCCAACCTATAGAAATTCCAACATtccaatgattttttaaaattattaatcaagttTACCTTCTCAAAATGCTGTCACTTGGtgcaatttttaaagcttcCTCATAACACTCTATAGCCTTCATCAACATCTGTTCTATAGTGCGTATGTCGTACAAAAACACACACTTAAATATGGAATGACCTATATTGATTAAACACAATTGTTCATCTTTTTCAAGTTGTTCCATCATTCTGTAATCTTCATCAGTGTGGTTCATTAATTGTTCTCTAAATGCATCAacctataaatttttcaccgtcattatttgttataaataatatctattatatattttctcaaTTGTTCAAGTATATTTGTTTACCTGTCCCCAATTCTGAATCATCATAATGGCACAATCTCCGGCCCTACCCAACAGATAGTTTTCCCTGATGGCACTGGACTTGTAGAGACGCGTGAGCAGTAACTCGCATCGCGCTAACATACCCACGTTGCGAAGGCAAGTACCGTACTGCCCGCTTGCAAAGTAGTGTTCCGTCAAGATGGCATAAACCAGTACCGCCTTCTCGTACAACAATGTCTTGAGATGGTCCTTCCACGAAACTTCGCCTTTTGGTTCGTGATTGTGCCACGTGGGCAATGGCGTCGCCTCTTGGTgagattttagtaataaagcACTTTGGTTTTCAGCAGCTTTCTTTTcgtgtttcttttttttgtcCTTTTTCTTTCCctttttttctgttgtttcaACTTGGCTATCCGTTTCTCTGAAAGGCATTGGTATAGCTTCGTAAGGTTTCGCCATCGGCACTTCCTCCTCCTGGTTACTTTTCTCTGGTGTGCAACTGGACTTGGGAAAATACTTGAGACAATTCAGACCAGCAGCAATGTGCAGCAAAGCTTGTAGGCATCTCTCTTCAGTACCACCAACGATTGCCGGAGGAGCTTTGTAATAATTCGAGAATTTTTCGCAGGTTTTTGAAGGATTCAAAACAAGAACTTTCATGGAATCCTTGGGGTCATTCACATCGTCATCGTCATACACTGATTCATTATCATCGGGATCGGACTGATCCAAGTCTGGTGATTCGGGATTCGTATTTGCTGGAACGAACAAATCCGACAACATGTAATAAGAAGAAGTGACAATTTCTGGATACTTTTCTTCTGGCaatagttttaaacaattttttaacaacattcTAATTGTCCCAGGTTGTCGTCTCTCAGACGAATGTTTCATGTTACGGGCGACACGGTATAAAAGCATGGCAACGGGAATTGTGAACGGATTCTGTCCCTTGTCTACGTCGGATTCTGAACAAAGGGATGTCAAGTCATATAGCTTAACcacctaaataaaatattaaatgaatacttAAGTCATTTTTAGATTCAAAACGAGTTACCTCTTCATTTTTGCCTTTAAAAAGCCAGTAAGTGTGGCCAGCTTTTGTTGCGTTTGACTTCAAAAACGATAGGATACTTTGCGCGACATCCCTTATCAAATTCGGTGAAAATCTTGAGTTGTCCAGCTGTGGTAAGTcgtcagttttaattaattcgtatTTTTGAACGATTCCGTTTAGGTGGTAGCACATGACCACTTCTGGGACATTCGACATTAAATTGTCTAACCAGTAGTCGATGCCGGTAAGTACGTTGATTGGTTTACTCATATCACGCAGACGCAGTGAAATGCAAGGATGAGTGCCTCCCCCAAAAATTGGCATATCAGTCCCTGTAGAGGAATTCAGAAATTAAAATCTgggataaataatattttatcaaaatctaatctaaattttgtaataataacattttttagttacaataatctaatataatgcatttattaatttaaaaatttttgtcaaGTTATACCTAATAACATTTCAATATCTTCAAATGTCCATACAACATTCCTATTGAACTTGTGATCAACAGGTCTAGGATCAGGTGCTTCAGCTGCTGGTGAAGGCTCTGGAAGCAAAGGTCCCTTAAAAGGTAAAGGATGAGGTCCACTCTTGTTTACATCAACAGTCTCCTTATTATCAGTCTCCACTAAGCTATGATAGAGAAATTTAGATACCTAAAatgtgaatatataaaataataaatcaaagtattgatttatattctaaaataccAAACTTCTTTGCTTTAACGCTTCTCTTTTCCTTTGTCTAAAATATGAGCTCTTGTCTTCTTCACATGTTTCACTGTTTACTTGTTCCAAAAAGAATTTTCTTAACCACTCCCATTCTGTTTCTGCAGTCCTTAACAAATGcttgtaaatatcaaaatcatCCAACAATAATGTATTTTCTACTCTATGCACCATCATACTAATGTGGCCTTTATTGTAGGGCATTTTgagtaagtttttaatattttctgcatCTGATACAATATCAACATCACCCACACAGTCAGGGAACATATGAGCCATTCGAAAgctacaataaaatatcaatggtaaaaaagtttaaaacatcTAGAAAAACAAGTTACCTAGAAAAGCCTTTTTGGTGATACACAACATGTTGCAGACCATATGAATCAACAGAACTGCTAAGCCAATTTGAAGGGGGTAGATTTAGATCTGTGTTACATTCAAGCTTCATAAATTGGGCAGGCTTTggaactgaatattttactattgcaGTAGACTTAACCTCTTCACTCTCGTTGTCGttgattttcttcaaatttttatcctccatgatttcaaatatttactttcaaaGCACTTTGTGAGATTCCTATAACGTGTTCCTCCAACTTaagaattgaaatgaaaaaaagaaCCACTAGTATTAGATTTGAATGTTATGACGTTTGACGAATGTAACTGTGAAGAATTTGATCCAGAAAATTCCATTCTAGAATAAATGGAGTTAAGTCTTCCGTTGTGTTATTGATTGacacttataaataattcttccaTTAACCGGGTTGATTATTGTTGCTGTAACAAGTATTCACAGTAGACACcgaattttgtttgaaattgacattcttcaataaaagtttgatGTGAATTGATTAAGGTGCGTTTACGAAGTAAAAGAACTAAacctacaattaaattaaattattgtttatattgtaaaaagcaaaataaataatattaattgaattattattatcataataattttagggcGAAAAATgcaagtttaattaatgtgtttgCTAGTCTGTGGTGGTATGTGAAAGCTACTTAATATtactaatgaatttaaaggaAATATGACAGGTctctaaaaattaacttttatgcCTAAATCAAacgctaaattttaaaatttgtgaccATTTTTACAGtacaaatatgaattattaggATGTTTTATTAGAGattttaaaaaggtaaatataaCCTATATTCTTGTTggccaaaatttattttgatttttatgatttttagcAACAACAtagcaataaaaatgattctcAGAGACTTGAATACCTTTAAATACTCATATTTacttattgttgttattttttatttacatatagtTCCTATGAATAGTGGTCGTAagtattatgataaaataaatataatttttaaattaattacgttaTTTTAgctaataatttacatataaatgatGGTACAACGCCAGCTGAAATAATTCACggtgatttattttttgaaatcatTGATCCTATGGAATTGGAATATACATATAGAATAAGGCCGGCTAAAGACTTTGGGGCACCATTTGTAAGTTAATGGTTCGAAAAGTCTATATgcaaaattgatatataaaattatatttttagaacgaatcgttttatatagaaaatgtaCCTCTTGTGCCTATTGATCCAAAATACGGCTGTAATCCTCCAAATAATTTAGACGACATAGAAGGAAATGTTGCTTTCATTGAAAGAgggtttgtattaaaatattaacattttaatgatgGTAAAAATTTCTTACTCAGTTGTCTCTTTGTTTAGTCAGTGCTCCTTCAAGAAGAAAACAATAATAGCAGAGAAGGCTGGTGCACGGGCCGTAATCATCACCGACCCCGCGAAAGAGAACGAGGAGTACTTCATCGAAATGATCGACGACGAATCAGATGAGGAGGCCCACATACCTGCTGCCTTTCTTATGGGTAAGAATGGCATGATGATTGCCCAAACCTTGCAGAAGCTGTCACGACGGTATGCTCTTATTAATCTGCCAGTCAACCTGACTTATACGCCAGTACATAAAATGAACCAACCGCCTTGGCTTGGGTGGTAGAGGTGGAATCAATTAGTATTTGCCGTCCAGTCCAGttctattgtaattattattatgtttattgggTGATGGCTTTTTAAGGCATTCTTGactcattttttaagttttatcatttgttattgtatatatttaatatgaaactatttttaccATAGGTATTCctcatattttacaatatgaattatacaaatttgtatatattttaacaatgattttataaaatattttactaatagaATTActcatttgtataaaaaattacttttttttaaatttaattgttatttagtataaatcatgtgaatgaatttatttataaatttatagttaaatatgtGCACCTAATTTTAATgacttcattttattattattattattattatttcagccttaaaatattattgatatgtacaagtttttatatttagactaTTGTAAAATGACtgatatattacattttaattatattagtgTTATATAGTACATCTTTTGTACTGTTCTTCAAGAAATATGTATGTCATTGTATTGTAACTGACTTATCAATCATCgttttatatactaaacatagatatttgtatttacaaacacaaactattgaaaataaataaaatggactcctggaattgataattattaattaattaaaatgtatatgtaaatattgagTAATGTTTCGTTAAtatgaacaatataaaaacccggaaatcaaataatattgatcgtttatgtacatatttataaatttttcaactgcATACTAGAATAATAGGTTTTTATGCACTGTATAATCCATTTATACaccaaaatatcaataaaatactcatatatataatattccatttttgGTGTAAAAAAGGATTTAGTTTGTATGTCACTgttttttttcacattttactgCTTAAGTAGTAAATGTAAGTTTACTTGTGCCATTTATTGCCACACAGTTATTATCACTGCTCAGTCTAgtctatttatttcaaataatgaatttttataatgatgtTAAAACGTAAGGAGGTATTGTgctgttttaataaagtttttaattataattgctttattcatttaatatgtaaCTGTTAAATACTacaatatattgatattatcaAACGCAccatttaaatctttttaaatgatGTCAACGACGAAATTTGCCGTCGATTCTaaagtgaatttaaataaatcaatcgtcgtaaatatttataagatgcTATAATAATGGTTTTGTCCTattgattgaatataaaacaatatttgttagTTTAGTTAAGGGTCCTGGATTTCAATTCGATTATATCCcgtttagttaaaattagaaagttttaaatcaaatttacttgtgtTTGTCATTCTCAGTTGGGATTAAAAAACCttgcttaatttttgtttacattcATTATAATACTACGACAATTTAGCGGAGCCATAAAGCCATGTTTATCTTGAATCAAGGTgagtaaaatacattaaaataggTGTTATATTTGCACTGAGCCTAaacaagaattaattaaagtaactaATGAATATTACTTGACAGGAAATAATCACCCATAGAAATTccattgataaataattacatcacATGCGTAACatcatacttttaatattaatatttgggaTATTCCACAGCAatgattaattgattgatttaatgatttaaaaattgttcaaatatataattttcaaattttgagtgCTTAGCTGGagctaaatattgaaaacttacACCATGGAAGTAtaatttgtgttataatttctgtaataattttattatagcaataattattgataatgttaataaaaagcaTTAAATCGTAAAAAATGGAACCATTTTctgatttttcttaatattgttaatatatattattatataacattGAAATTAGTATTATATGACTATATATAAACAGAAGTTATATCTTAAAGACTTTTTTCCGAaaccaaatattattatgaaacaAGAAGTGATTTTTGAGGAAAGACCCATAACTCCTTCATGGAGGCAATATTTAGAACTTGGTCACTgggtataaatataaaatagcgAATTGATGAAATTGTCATTGTCAAGGATCTTGTGTTCAAGACAACATGCAGAAGATTATTGCAGTGGTAAGTAccctattaatttttataaaatccttattacaagtgtatttttgatataacaaaattttattagtaattaaatcgtaaattatatttttgtcaaacagattgtaacttttttcagctatttcttattttctctTTCTTCGCGATAAGTTTATCAGCACCTGCTCCCATACCTGGACCACTGCCAGGACCGAATCCCGGACCTAAGCCCAATCCACAATGGATTACTCCTTATGCAGTAACTTATCCTTCTTACTACGCTAGTAGTTACTACTATGGATACCCTTCTTTAGGTAACTATTATTGATAGATAGTCTATTTatagatataataaatgtatatttatgttcTAGGCTATGCTTATGCATCTCCCTATTATCTTGCGTATTAGTGGTTAcgatgatattttatatataatagaatCCAATAACAAGTAATGTACTATTAGATTAAgattaataaacacatttttaattaattatgatatgtTTCATTTGAAACCAACAATTCAGTATGTTTAGGGAGATCATTATGAGTTGATCAACAACAGTAGCtggtttatttatgataataaatattaaatgaaacataATTGTATGTCATTTTACCACTAGTTTACCACTACAGTAGTAGTATGTATACATTAAGGTTTGcgatattaataaactatgaatataatttgtattcctATTTGTATGATTTCACTAAAACcatttcagtaattaaattttcaaattattcccAATTAAGATGTGTTGTAATTTCGTTATTCCTTCATTAGTAATAATCATTGCTAATACTATTAAcgctattaacattttattaaattgcaatATAGCACAATAACAATGCATTTGtggatcaatattttttaatacgctCCTGCTCTGTTGTATAAATCATTGGACAATTGATTAGCCTCCCATTCCGTTGATTAATACCCATAGTTTGCGATTTACtacaaagaaatataattaaatgtggtAAAATGCAGTATTTGACCCAACTGGCGATATTAACggctttgataattaaaagtgGCCATTCAATTCAGTATCATTACAATGTTGAAATTGACGCCGGTTATAATGGTGGTCGGCTCAAGCAATTTTGGAAAAGCACGGGactttggtaattaaattgaaatgtgaggtttaattgaaatgattaattagTTAGTTGTATTTTTAGTCCACCGGATCCAAAACAGGAAGCG
Encoded here:
- the LOC109599899 gene encoding PRADC1-like protein, whose product is MILRDLNTFKYSYLLIVVIFYLHIVPMNSGPNNLHINDGTTPAEIIHGDLFFEIIDPMELEYTYRIRPAKDFGAPFNESFYIENVPLVPIDPKYGCNPPNNLDDIEGNVAFIERGQCSFKKKTIIAEKAGARAVIITDPAKENEEYFIEMIDDESDEEAHIPAAFLMGKNGMMIAQTLQKLSRRYALINLPVNLTYTPVHKMNQPPWLGW
- the LOC109599905 gene encoding protein transport protein Sec24B; this encodes MQKIIAVLFLIFSFFAISLSAPAPIPGPLPGPNPGPKPNPQWITPYAVTYPSYYASSYYYGYPSLGYAYASPYYLAY